Part of the Plasmodium vinckei vinckei genome assembly, chromosome: PVVCY_13 genome, GCcgtttttttcatatatatatattccccttatttatttcattttatagGAAGAAAAAGTTTATAGTGGCTTAAAAGAGTtagatattataaaaaagtggCAAAACAATTATCACCTTCGGATTGTTTTGGATTCATACTTTTCTGATCATTTACAAAAAGctgttttaaatattaaagaaaaaattagtCAATATCCAcagtttattatttctggGCCAATTCCAAAAAAAACGATAAGAAGACGGTAAACACAAATAGACATGCTATTACTGTTTCATCTATTTACCTAGTTTAGTATGTTACTAATTTGAGAAAATGTTCTTTCCCCATTTTGTTTACGCAGATTTACTTTCTTAAGATCACCCCATGTTGACAAGGACAGCAGGGAAcaatttgaaataaaacagTATGGTTGCAAAttagatatttttttaaattcctCAATtagtttaaaaaacaatCAATGTAAGTAACAAACATAATATGATCGTGTTTACTTTGAACAAGACCAAGACCTCACAACTTATTCATgcataattaaatatacacattcttacttttttatgtttccTTTTTTGAACAGTcactaattttttatcagtAAGGTTACCTCGTTTTGTTGGATTTGAATACTATTTcgaagaaaattataagggcttaaaaaaagaagaccttaaaaatttaaaaaaaaaaaaatacgttagtaaatattatactaATGTACTAAATGctgagaaaaaaagaaagtatgttgaattattattagaaaattccaaatatatgaatgtaAGACTGCCAAGAAATTTTTTTGACTTATACAAATATCCTTTAGAGATACTACAACATTATTACAAAAAGTAAGTATATCACTTTGTACCTATTTGtttaacatattttgtgtgtaaataaaattatatataaaatttttattcaatccgcttataatttttgtccTTTTCATTCattccctttttttattattttttataggac contains:
- a CDS encoding apicoplast ribosomal protein S10 precursor, putative, which encodes MNLKIHFIFLIVYYTYNISDAFKIKPTQKTPLRCERIKPLRKLTRVYNNEEKVYSGLKELDIIKKWQNNYHLRIVLDSYFSDHLQKAVLNIKEKISQYPQFIISGPIPKKTIRRRFTFLRSPHVDKDSREQFEIKQYGCKLDIFLNSSISLKNNQFTNFLSVRLPRFVGFEYYFEENYKGLKKEDLKNLKKKKYVSKYYTNVLNAEKKRKYVELLLENSKYMNVRLPRNFFDLYKYPLEILQHYYKKTMDKKKWYHENEELMKKIESLSFD